A region from the Drosophila ananassae strain 14024-0371.13 chromosome 2L, ASM1763931v2, whole genome shotgun sequence genome encodes:
- the LOC26515457 gene encoding Golgi-associated plant pathogenesis-related protein 1 isoform X1 — translation MMNLFVLLVLLYPAIVDVKSTVEQDCLILHNRLRARHAVPDLQLSSSLCEDCQAYAAQVMAKSQVLEHSQNEGNYTENIEVTIGNPLKSVKKWYDEIEYYNFHQPGYSEDTCHFTALVWKSSEMFGYGQADDSEGKTYLVARYVPAGNQEGKYRENVRKLRRRSMRNKGICLFVNFHNFVIAQITILLLYH, via the exons ATGATGaacttgtttgttttgttagTTTTACTTTACCCG GCGATCGTCGATGTTAAGTCCACGGTGGAGCAAGACTGTCTAATATTGCACAACCGGCTTAGAGCTCGGCATGCTGTCCCAGATCTTCAGTTGTCATCATCCCTTTGCGAAGATTGTCAGGCGTATGCTGCC CAGGTTATGGCCAAAAGCCAGGTTCTGGAACATTCGCAAAATGAAGGAAATTACACGGAAAACATAGAAGTCACTATTGGAAACCCTTTAAAATCTGTGAAGAAATGGTATGATGAAATAGAATATTACAACTTTCACCAGCCGGGATATAGTGAAGATACGTGCCACTTTACTGCTCTGGTTTGGAAGTCATCAGAGATGTTCGGATATGGCCAAGCCGATGATAGCGAAGGAAAAACGTACTTAGTTGCCAGATATGTTCCGGCCGGAAATCAGGAAGGAAAGTATCGCGAAAACGTTCGGAAACTCAGAAG GCGCTCCATGAGAAACAAAGGAATTTGTCTGTTTGTTAATTTCCACAATTTTGTCATTGCGCAAATAACAATCTTGCTCCTTTACCATTGA
- the LOC26515457 gene encoding Golgi-associated plant pathogenesis-related protein 1 isoform X2, which produces MMNLFVLLVLLYPAIVDVKSTVEQDCLILHNRLRARHAVPDLQLSSSLCEDCQAYAAVMAKSQVLEHSQNEGNYTENIEVTIGNPLKSVKKWYDEIEYYNFHQPGYSEDTCHFTALVWKSSEMFGYGQADDSEGKTYLVARYVPAGNQEGKYRENVRKLRRRSMRNKGICLFVNFHNFVIAQITILLLYH; this is translated from the exons ATGATGaacttgtttgttttgttagTTTTACTTTACCCG GCGATCGTCGATGTTAAGTCCACGGTGGAGCAAGACTGTCTAATATTGCACAACCGGCTTAGAGCTCGGCATGCTGTCCCAGATCTTCAGTTGTCATCATCCCTTTGCGAAGATTGTCAGGCGTATGCTGCC GTTATGGCCAAAAGCCAGGTTCTGGAACATTCGCAAAATGAAGGAAATTACACGGAAAACATAGAAGTCACTATTGGAAACCCTTTAAAATCTGTGAAGAAATGGTATGATGAAATAGAATATTACAACTTTCACCAGCCGGGATATAGTGAAGATACGTGCCACTTTACTGCTCTGGTTTGGAAGTCATCAGAGATGTTCGGATATGGCCAAGCCGATGATAGCGAAGGAAAAACGTACTTAGTTGCCAGATATGTTCCGGCCGGAAATCAGGAAGGAAAGTATCGCGAAAACGTTCGGAAACTCAGAAG GCGCTCCATGAGAAACAAAGGAATTTGTCTGTTTGTTAATTTCCACAATTTTGTCATTGCGCAAATAACAATCTTGCTCCTTTACCATTGA
- the LOC26515457 gene encoding Golgi-associated plant pathogenesis-related protein 1 isoform X3, protein MMNLFVLLVLLYPAIVDVKSTVEQDCLILHNRLRARHAVPDLQLSSSLCEDCQAYAAVLEHSQNEGNYTENIEVTIGNPLKSVKKWYDEIEYYNFHQPGYSEDTCHFTALVWKSSEMFGYGQADDSEGKTYLVARYVPAGNQEGKYRENVRKLRRRSMRNKGICLFVNFHNFVIAQITILLLYH, encoded by the exons ATGATGaacttgtttgttttgttagTTTTACTTTACCCG GCGATCGTCGATGTTAAGTCCACGGTGGAGCAAGACTGTCTAATATTGCACAACCGGCTTAGAGCTCGGCATGCTGTCCCAGATCTTCAGTTGTCATCATCCCTTTGCGAAGATTGTCAGGCGTATGCTGCC GTTCTGGAACATTCGCAAAATGAAGGAAATTACACGGAAAACATAGAAGTCACTATTGGAAACCCTTTAAAATCTGTGAAGAAATGGTATGATGAAATAGAATATTACAACTTTCACCAGCCGGGATATAGTGAAGATACGTGCCACTTTACTGCTCTGGTTTGGAAGTCATCAGAGATGTTCGGATATGGCCAAGCCGATGATAGCGAAGGAAAAACGTACTTAGTTGCCAGATATGTTCCGGCCGGAAATCAGGAAGGAAAGTATCGCGAAAACGTTCGGAAACTCAGAAG GCGCTCCATGAGAAACAAAGGAATTTGTCTGTTTGTTAATTTCCACAATTTTGTCATTGCGCAAATAACAATCTTGCTCCTTTACCATTGA